One window from the genome of Rhinolophus ferrumequinum isolate MPI-CBG mRhiFer1 chromosome 10, mRhiFer1_v1.p, whole genome shotgun sequence encodes:
- the EID3 gene encoding EP300-interacting inhibitor of differentiation 3: MSDEKDSLRGGIEEGEERVVNITSSAYSVKQAEEEADPMKVEVAVGADGCSEGCSDDLSCGEADIDPNLLGLEADEEKCRSIRKQYRQLIYNVQQNREDIVNTASDSLSEALEEANVLFDEVSRTREAALDAQFLVLASDLGKEKAKQLNCDMRFFNQVAFCDFLCIFVGLNLMEDNGRNALSGCDDNIALSFWETIQKEATSWILQAGTFHFIFGSFKSESSARKPRREHQKKTHRMEDNRDMPVKLRKLDLSNNQEATEKEVERILGLLQTYFRKYPDTPVSYFEFVIDPNSFSRTVENIFYVSFIIRDGFARIRLDQDRLPILEPININQVSEGNDPSSYGRKQGVISLSLQDWRNIVATFEISEAMITNSY, from the coding sequence ATGTCTGACGAAAAAGATTCCCTGCGGGGAGGCatagaggagggagaggagcggGTGGTGAACATCACCAGTAGTGCGTACTCCGTGAAGCAGGCGGAGGAGGAGGCAGATCCCATGAAGGTGGAAGTGGCGGTGGGGGCTGATGGCTGCTCTGAAGGCTGTTCTGACGACCTCAGCTGTGGAGAGGCCGACATAGATCCAAATCTCCTGGGGCTTGAGGCTGACGAGGAGAAGTGCCGGAGTATCCGCAAGCAGTACCGGCAGCTCATCTACAACGTCCAACAGAACCGTGAAGACATAGTGAACACAGCGAGCGACTCGTTGAGCGAGGCTCTTGAAGAAGCCAATGTCCTGTTTGATGAAGTGAGCCGAACAAGAGAAGCGGCTCTCGATGCCCAGTTTCTTGTTCTGGCTTCtgatttgggtaaagaaaaagcCAAGCAGCTGAACTGTGATATGCGCTTTTTTAATCAAGTAGCATTTTGTGACTTTCTCTGTATATTTGTGGGACTAAACTTGATGGAAGATAATGGACGTAATGCGTTGAGTGGTTGTGATGATAATATAGCTCTTTCCTTCTGGGAGACAATACAGAAGGAAGCAACATCCTGGATATTGCAAGCTGGAACATTCCACTTTATTTTTGGTTCATTCAAATCAGAGTCTTCTGCCCGAAAGCCCCGACGTGAGCACCAGAAAAAAACTCACAGAATGGAAGATAATAGGGATATGCCTGTAAAACTGAGGAAGTTGGACTTGAGTAATAATCAAGAAGCGAcagaaaaagaagtagaaagaatCCTGGGATTGTTGCAAACGTACTTTCGAAAGTATCCTGATACTCCTGTGTCCTATTTTGAGTTTGTGATTGATCCAAATTCTTTTTCTCGTACCGtggagaatatattttatgtttctttcattaTAAGGGATGGTTTCGCAAGAATAAGGCTTGACCAAGACAGGCTGCCAATATTAGAGCCAATTAATATTAACCAAGTGAGTGAGGGAAATGATCCCAGTTCCTATGGCAGGAAACAAGGGGTTATATCTTTGAGTTTACAGGACTGGAGAAATATTGTGGCGACTTTTGAAATTTCAGAGGCTATGATCACAAATTcatactaa